In Acidisarcina polymorpha, the DNA window GGACTGGTGCTCGGGATTCTTGCCGGCCGAGTCCTCGCCTACGTCGTCGATCAGGCAACGGCGCGCGATCCGCTCGTCTTAGCAGGAGTCGTCATGATCATGGCGATACTCGGCGTATTGGCTACCTGGGTGCCGGCGCAGCGCGCCTTGTCCGTGGAACCCATCTCGCTTATGCGCGAAAACTAAGCAAGAATCGCTCTTGCTACTGCGACCGGCTTCAGATCGCCTTAGCCACTAAAGGGCTGAGGGTGGAGATTTGCTACTCCCATCTACAATCTCAACATGAAGCCGGCTGCGGAACGGACCCTACAACTTTTCCTCGCATTTGTTCTCTTCGTAAACGCAGCTGTCGCGCAACCACCAACAACTTCCCCAACGTCTCCCTGGGAACTCCAGAACTCCACCACCAAAGCCAGCCTCCGCGGCATCCACGCTGCCGGTGGCGGAGTCGCGTGGGCGAGCGGCACAAATGGCACGATCCTCCGCACCGAAGACGGCGGATACATGTGGCAATCCTGCGCCATGCCACCTGGAGCTGAAAAGCTCGACTTTCGCGGCATCTGGGCATGGGACGCGAACACGGCGGTAGTCATGTCGTCAGGATTCGGCGATCTCTCGCGGCTTTATAAGACTACTAATGGATGCTCCAGCTGGACGCTGCTTTATACCAATCCAGACAAGGATGGATTTTGGGATGCCATGGCGTTTTCCGACCGGGAGCACGGCTTCCTCTTTGGCGATCCTGTAGATGGGCGATATTTCGTCGCCTTCACCTCCAATGGAGGAGCCGCGTGGAGCCGCATTGACTCCGGCGACCTCAAGCCTGCCACAGCCAACAGCGGCGGATTCGCGGCGAGCAACTCCTCCCTTGCCCTGGCTGGACCGATTCTCGGTCCGGTGAACGCGCCGTGGTTCGGCACGAGCGGTCCGGGGGGCGCTTACGTCTACAGTGGAGGCATCGATTGCGGCATGGGCATGGCACACGAGCATCCGGAGGAGTGCCTGAAGCACTGGGAGTTCGACCGGACCGCTGTCCCCCTTGTCGGGGAAAGCGTGACGGAAG includes these proteins:
- a CDS encoding WD40/YVTN/BNR-like repeat-containing protein, which codes for MKPAAERTLQLFLAFVLFVNAAVAQPPTTSPTSPWELQNSTTKASLRGIHAAGGGVAWASGTNGTILRTEDGGYMWQSCAMPPGAEKLDFRGIWAWDANTAVVMSSGFGDLSRLYKTTNGCSSWTLLYTNPDKDGFWDAMAFSDREHGFLFGDPVDGRYFVAFTSNGGAAWSRIDSGDLKPATANSGGFAASNSSLALAGPILGPVNAPWFGTSGPGGAYVYSGGIDCGMGMAHEHPEECLKHWEFDRTAVPLVGESVTEGVFAVGVRYGETGVWGAVVVGGNYKKPNEEQQTAAFWHDGDKTWTAASIPPHGYRSALAWDEAEKAWIAAGINGSDVSYDDGKTWQSLDTGNWNALSLPWVVGPEGRIAKLVSLKSAGVANK